Genomic segment of Mycobacteriales bacterium:
GCCCTGGCCCTGGCGGCGTCGGCGAGCACGACCGACTCGCGGACCGCGTCACCCGCGTCGCGCAGCGTCTCCGCCGCGCGTTCGAACGCCTCGGCCGACTCGGCGTGGCGACCGAGCCGCGCGAGGACGTCGCCGAGCTCGCCCAGCGCGCTCGCCTCGCTGTAGCGGTCGCCGGTGCCGCGGTACGCCTCGACCGCCGCGCGCAGCGCGTCCGCGGCCTCCGCGTACCGGCCGGCCTCGACCAGCGCCGCCGCGCGCCCGCGGGCCGCGCGGGTGCCCGCGGCGAGCCGCTCCCGCCGGCGCACCACCTCCGCGAGGGTCAGGCCGTGCAGCCGGATCCCCTCGCGGCGCAGCACGTCGGCGAGCCAGCGCCCGTCGCCGTCGCAGAGCTCGCCGGTCGTGTACTCGACCAGGCTGGCGGCGTTGCCGGTCATCGTCTCGACGCGCCGGCGCAGCTCGGCGGTGGCCGCGTCCCAGGCGTCGAGCCCGCGCACCTCGTCCGGCACGACGAGCGCGATGTCGACGTCGCTGTCCACGTCGCCGTCGCCGCGCGCGGCGGAGCCGTACAG
This window contains:
- a CDS encoding tetratricopeptide repeat protein, translating into MDLARPITSVVPGLTGRVLAVLGRTDAPLTGRAITAALRPAGSQAGVAKVLDALVRHGVVLRTNAGTAAQYVLNREHLAAPLVEGLAELRATFLDRLGAAVADLRPAPLSAYLYGSAARGDGDVDSDVDIALVVPDEVRGLDAWDAATAELRRRVETMTGNAASLVEYTTGELCDGDGRWLADVLRREGIRLHGLTLAEVVRRRERLAAGTRAARGRAAALVEAGRYAEAADALRAAVEAYRGTGDRYSEASALGELGDVLARLGRHAESAEAFERAAETLRDAGDAVRESVVLADAARARA